Proteins encoded together in one Micromonospora kangleipakensis window:
- a CDS encoding poly-gamma-glutamate biosynthesis protein PgsC/CapC, giving the protein MNFGGELSAQMATASLGIGLVFALLCYLTTNLSPGGMITPGWIALTLIEDQLQAVIVVAVTIVTYLIARLMHRVIILYGKRLFAAIVLVSVLLQLTMFVIVQRDLPLLFAHQTLGFVIPGLIAYQLVRQPPRATILATIVVTAITFGIAYSGVVAGFVPVT; this is encoded by the coding sequence ATGAACTTCGGCGGAGAACTCAGCGCCCAGATGGCCACCGCGAGCCTCGGCATCGGACTGGTGTTCGCGCTGCTGTGCTATCTGACCACCAACCTCTCGCCCGGCGGCATGATCACCCCGGGCTGGATCGCGTTGACGCTCATCGAGGACCAACTGCAGGCGGTGATCGTTGTGGCGGTGACCATTGTCACCTACCTCATCGCCCGGCTGATGCACCGCGTGATCATCCTCTACGGGAAGCGGCTGTTCGCGGCGATCGTGCTGGTCAGCGTCCTTCTCCAACTGACCATGTTCGTCATCGTCCAGCGTGACCTCCCGCTGCTGTTCGCCCACCAGACGCTGGGCTTCGTCATCCCGGGACTCATCGCGTACCAGCTCGTGCGTCAGCCGCCCAGGGCCACCATCCTGGCGACCATCGTCGTGACTGCGATCACGTTCGGTATCGCGTATAGCGGCGTCGTCGCGGGATTCGTGCCGGTGACCTGA
- the pgsB gene encoding poly-gamma-glutamate synthase PgsB, protein MAYLYVVFVLCCGALFVAGIVEQRNHYRNLDRIPDRVLVNGIRGKSSITRLCAGALRGGGRVVVAKTTGTAARFIFPDASEEPVHRKFGIANVVEQIGIVRRAAVYHPDTLVMECMAVMPALQEVNQSKLIRSNIGVLCNVREDHLAEMGPTLDDVARSLSRSMPVGGVCVTAERERLPILQEEAERRDCRLIAVDPESVSDHEMDGFGWITFKENVAIALAVAGELGIDRQSALKGMWEAPPDPGVLSVARVMHGDKRFRFANIFAANDPESTFMNIQQLEDQQLITRPLTMVINCRPDRIERNGQMGELSGRVRPENIILIGEVTKSARTTVPADLQDRVVDLGGKPDPASLLESVTAATPDDSSIIAVGNIHGQGEVLVHQLAGLPGWTCEDGSPSASTMPRKPTEERIQR, encoded by the coding sequence GTGGCATACCTCTACGTCGTTTTCGTCCTCTGCTGTGGGGCTCTGTTCGTCGCCGGGATCGTCGAGCAGCGCAACCACTATCGCAACCTGGACAGGATTCCGGACCGCGTGTTGGTCAACGGTATCCGGGGCAAGAGTTCGATCACTCGGCTTTGTGCCGGCGCGCTGCGGGGCGGTGGCCGCGTGGTGGTGGCCAAGACCACCGGCACGGCGGCCCGCTTCATCTTCCCCGACGCCAGCGAGGAGCCGGTGCACCGCAAGTTCGGCATCGCGAACGTGGTCGAGCAGATCGGCATCGTACGTCGGGCTGCCGTGTACCACCCGGACACTCTGGTCATGGAGTGCATGGCCGTGATGCCGGCGCTGCAGGAGGTCAACCAGAGCAAGCTGATCCGATCCAACATCGGGGTGCTGTGCAACGTGCGCGAGGACCATCTCGCCGAAATGGGGCCTACTTTGGACGACGTCGCCCGCTCCCTGAGCCGATCCATGCCGGTGGGAGGGGTCTGCGTCACCGCTGAGCGGGAACGGCTCCCGATCCTGCAGGAAGAAGCCGAACGGCGCGACTGCCGCCTCATCGCGGTTGATCCCGAGTCGGTGAGTGACCACGAGATGGACGGATTCGGCTGGATCACCTTCAAGGAGAACGTCGCCATCGCATTGGCCGTTGCCGGGGAGCTGGGAATCGACCGGCAGAGCGCGCTCAAGGGCATGTGGGAGGCGCCGCCCGACCCGGGCGTGCTGTCCGTGGCGCGGGTGATGCACGGCGACAAGCGGTTCCGGTTCGCCAACATCTTCGCCGCCAACGACCCTGAATCCACCTTCATGAACATCCAGCAACTGGAGGACCAACAGCTCATCACCCGTCCGCTGACGATGGTGATCAACTGCCGGCCGGACCGGATCGAACGCAACGGTCAGATGGGCGAGCTGAGCGGCCGGGTGCGACCGGAGAACATCATCTTGATCGGAGAGGTGACCAAGAGCGCCCGTACGACGGTCCCGGCGGACCTTCAGGACCGGGTTGTCGACCTCGGTGGCAAGCCCGACCCGGCCAGCCTGCTGGAGAGCGTGACGGCAGCAACCCCGGACGACTCCTCGATCATCGCCGTCGGGAACATCCACGGGCAGGGTGAGGTGCTGGTCCATCAGCTGGCGGGACTGCCGGGCTGGACCTGCGAGGACGGCTCACCATCCGCTTCCACCATGCCCCGTAAGCCGACCGAAGAAAGGATTCAGCGATGA
- a CDS encoding HAMP domain-containing protein, which yields MPSDPPQEQVVPWRRRALDQQLPTAGFPAGSGKPSLVFLWATMFLAAAIALGFAVNNQRGVPPAVVDSQRDNVSKVAASMRLTINHYVDGLDQRIATRSPSTPDPEFVKQVVGDGTEWNGAAIVETASRRQLATAGTGVPMQLLPPTLPVRDTFPITTPDGPALVRSIALDGQRTLLAAQPLDIDELRLNPSARQGIFLITPDGKSTLMQGVSAVPDVHLPVVFKGLAQSQSTEGHPIRVTEWLNKQLVVSSAPVGDTGATVATLLVADETGGTSTVHGFLLGLTLLAVTVPSFLLMRLALVSPVRSLLKRAKANACGEVPTKRYPLRVSESHRIARALALTSANPSSATARRKRWRWQWRPTVTQGLVLATVVALLWPAAAVAYALNAPEPPIPSQLVKDEESRAEAASNVMGKALNNGLQTVTRLSQAAEAAPDPTQVGPQLKQEVADKHRFRALYQIDPNGAVVTTAGREPLRKEPLHGETGLDLDGETARVPLVYAFRVAPNGVATVGEFDIDYLLGMLRAVDGQVRIVDDDLRTVFDSNGFRAFQPLEGTARVAAAEALKGGTVGMAKTPDGKPALIAAAGLTKPNPVAPLKWSLVVEQDLAGLRLPQSDGRRWTLLVAGATAGVVLLTQVWQYFVFARPLRRLATEADRISDGKVEEPISPQRHDDIGALAMCLEVCRQVRHTGSSRLGGASRLRGPEDDRTVVLPEVPQQAEVDRATLWYGDHARPDDRDERS from the coding sequence GTGCCCTCCGATCCGCCACAAGAGCAGGTGGTCCCCTGGCGGCGACGGGCGCTTGACCAGCAGCTGCCGACCGCCGGATTCCCCGCGGGCTCCGGCAAGCCGTCGTTGGTGTTTCTCTGGGCGACCATGTTCCTGGCCGCGGCGATCGCGCTCGGATTCGCGGTGAACAACCAACGCGGCGTCCCTCCGGCGGTGGTGGATTCTCAGCGGGACAACGTCTCGAAGGTCGCCGCCAGCATGCGACTGACCATCAATCACTACGTGGATGGCCTCGATCAGCGCATCGCGACCCGGTCCCCGTCGACGCCCGACCCTGAGTTCGTCAAGCAGGTGGTGGGAGACGGGACGGAGTGGAACGGGGCGGCGATCGTGGAGACCGCCTCTCGCCGCCAGCTGGCGACCGCTGGCACCGGTGTGCCCATGCAACTGCTGCCGCCGACGCTACCCGTCAGGGACACCTTTCCGATCACCACACCCGATGGGCCGGCGCTGGTCCGAAGCATCGCGCTGGACGGCCAACGCACTCTACTGGCGGCGCAACCGCTCGACATCGACGAGCTTCGGCTCAACCCCAGCGCCCGACAGGGCATCTTCCTGATCACACCGGACGGCAAGAGCACGCTGATGCAGGGGGTCAGTGCGGTACCCGACGTCCACCTACCGGTGGTCTTCAAAGGGCTGGCGCAGTCCCAGTCCACCGAGGGTCACCCGATCAGGGTGACGGAGTGGTTGAACAAGCAGCTGGTCGTCTCCTCGGCTCCGGTGGGGGACACCGGAGCGACGGTCGCCACCCTCCTCGTCGCCGACGAGACGGGCGGCACCTCCACGGTGCACGGCTTCCTGCTCGGCCTGACCCTGCTGGCGGTGACGGTGCCGAGCTTCCTGCTGATGCGGCTGGCGCTGGTCAGCCCGGTGCGGTCGCTGCTGAAGCGCGCCAAGGCCAATGCGTGCGGCGAGGTCCCCACCAAGCGCTACCCGCTGCGGGTGTCGGAGTCCCACCGGATCGCCCGGGCGCTGGCCCTCACGTCCGCCAACCCCTCGTCTGCCACCGCCCGCCGCAAGCGATGGCGCTGGCAGTGGCGGCCAACCGTGACTCAGGGCCTGGTCCTGGCCACCGTCGTCGCCCTGCTCTGGCCGGCCGCGGCCGTGGCGTACGCGCTCAATGCACCCGAGCCGCCGATACCCAGCCAGCTCGTCAAGGACGAGGAGAGCCGGGCCGAGGCGGCGAGCAACGTCATGGGTAAGGCGCTCAACAACGGCCTGCAGACGGTGACCCGCCTCTCCCAGGCGGCTGAGGCAGCGCCCGACCCGACGCAAGTGGGTCCACAGCTCAAGCAGGAGGTGGCCGACAAACATCGATTCCGCGCCCTGTACCAGATCGACCCGAACGGGGCGGTGGTCACCACCGCGGGACGTGAGCCGCTCCGGAAGGAACCGCTGCACGGTGAGACCGGCCTCGACCTGGACGGCGAAACCGCTCGGGTCCCGCTGGTATACGCCTTCCGGGTGGCCCCCAACGGCGTCGCTACCGTCGGTGAGTTCGACATCGACTACCTGCTGGGCATGCTGCGCGCGGTGGACGGGCAGGTGCGGATCGTCGACGACGATCTGCGCACGGTCTTCGACTCGAACGGCTTCCGCGCTTTCCAGCCGTTGGAGGGCACCGCCCGGGTCGCCGCCGCCGAGGCGCTGAAGGGCGGCACCGTGGGGATGGCGAAGACGCCCGACGGCAAACCCGCTTTGATCGCCGCCGCCGGCCTCACCAAGCCCAACCCGGTTGCCCCACTGAAGTGGTCGCTGGTGGTGGAGCAGGACCTGGCCGGGCTGCGGTTGCCGCAGAGCGACGGGCGGCGTTGGACTCTGCTCGTCGCCGGCGCTACCGCAGGCGTCGTGTTGCTCACCCAGGTGTGGCAGTACTTCGTCTTCGCGCGGCCGCTGCGTCGGCTTGCCACGGAGGCCGACAGGATCAGCGACGGAAAGGTCGAGGAGCCGATCTCGCCACAACGGCACGACGACATCGGCGCGCTGGCGATGTGTCTGGAGGTCTGCCGTCAGGTCCGGCATACCGGTTCCAGCCGTCTGGGCGGTGCGAGCCGGCTGCGCGGACCGGAGGACGACCGCACCGTCGTGCTCCCCGAGGTCCCGCAGCAAGCCGAAGTTGATCGGGCCACGCTGTGGTATGGCGATCATGCCCGCCCCGACGATCGAGACGAAAGGAGCTGA
- a CDS encoding CapA family protein: MAPRPGVRSSAARKGISSMRAFVRVLLVTALVVTPARAQGDDIVRERRSPQPAATTAQRGAGTPRQVSILGSGDILVHPPTWRQARADAKAAGHAGYEFDPIFASIRPAVESADLAICHMEAPMGPGEPRDFRRFKAPTDLAAAVKTAGYDTCSTASNHSLDQGEQGVYDNLDALDAAGLRHTGTFRSAAEQATPTIYEVNGVKIGHLSWAMHFNGLEPPAGKAWLANRIDVAAIRTAAAATRKAGAQIIVLSAHWGTEMSHTPDGQQLSWARQLIADPNIDLIIGHHAHVVQPFERVGDEWIAYGVGNTLARHDFPKDANREGVLAKFTFTEQPNRRWVVTRAEAIPIWLSLRPTIRVLDLARTLQHIPAGDRRRALYTAAQDRIAGYLDGRGAISAGLRVER, encoded by the coding sequence ATGGCGCCGCGGCCGGGCGTTAGGTCGTCCGCCGCCAGGAAGGGAATATCTTCGATGCGTGCATTCGTCCGCGTCCTGCTCGTCACCGCGCTGGTCGTAACCCCGGCACGGGCGCAGGGCGACGACATCGTTCGCGAGCGCCGGTCACCGCAACCGGCGGCGACGACCGCGCAACGGGGGGCGGGCACGCCGCGCCAGGTCAGCATCCTGGGCTCCGGTGACATCCTGGTGCACCCGCCGACGTGGCGGCAGGCGCGGGCCGACGCCAAGGCGGCCGGCCACGCCGGGTACGAGTTCGACCCGATCTTCGCCTCGATTCGTCCCGCCGTCGAATCGGCGGACCTGGCCATCTGTCACATGGAGGCCCCGATGGGGCCCGGCGAACCCAGGGACTTCCGACGCTTCAAGGCACCCACCGACCTGGCCGCCGCGGTCAAGACTGCCGGCTACGACACCTGCTCCACCGCCAGCAACCACTCCCTGGATCAGGGCGAGCAGGGCGTGTACGACAACCTCGACGCGCTGGACGCGGCCGGTCTGCGCCACACCGGCACCTTCCGCAGCGCTGCCGAGCAGGCCACGCCAACGATTTACGAGGTCAACGGCGTCAAGATCGGTCACCTTTCCTGGGCGATGCACTTCAACGGCCTGGAACCGCCAGCCGGCAAGGCGTGGCTGGCCAACCGCATCGACGTCGCCGCGATCCGCACCGCCGCCGCCGCTACCCGCAAGGCCGGCGCGCAGATCATCGTGCTCTCCGCCCACTGGGGCACAGAGATGAGTCACACACCCGACGGCCAGCAACTGTCCTGGGCCAGACAGCTCATCGCCGACCCGAACATCGACCTGATCATCGGTCACCATGCCCACGTCGTGCAGCCCTTCGAGCGGGTCGGCGACGAATGGATCGCCTACGGCGTTGGAAACACCCTCGCCCGCCACGATTTCCCCAAGGACGCCAACCGGGAGGGGGTCCTGGCCAAGTTCACGTTCACCGAACAGCCCAACCGGCGGTGGGTCGTCACCCGGGCCGAGGCAATTCCCATCTGGCTCTCCCTCAGACCGACCATCCGCGTCCTCGACCTGGCCCGCACCCTCCAGCACATACCCGCCGGCGACCGCCGCCGAGCCCTCTACACCGCGGCCCAGGATCGAATCGCCGGCTATCTCGACGGTCGCGGCGCGATCTCCGCCGGGCTTCGTGTGGAGCGTTGA
- a CDS encoding gamma-glutamyltransferase family protein — protein sequence MYARKRRYLLPALVLTLILPALSTEATGASTVAPPAGSCANPTSGRGADAVGTKFMVAAANPLAVEAGCKILAQGGRAADAAVAVQAVLAVVEPHASGLAGGTLITYWDPDKDKVRFFDGLARAPQNVTENVRTPTEQERKALRTDRFPNAAGASGRSFGVPGTLRVLATVHSEYGTLPWDQLFDDAIRLAANGFPMSPSLHGGFKQRFNGRKRCNYPDLRPRYCNGDEPKPEGTTLYNPELADVLREVRDNGADAFYDPNGKIAPAIAQHAAKGPIKLKGNTAGPVVIPSLMTAQDFADYQPVERPEVCRKAFDVSVCTSAPPAFGGVATLQMLGLLERGQVRKTKPGSADRIHLSVEASRLANFDRRAYVGDPDFQAVPIAGLLDGKYLDNRFALYSPDKAIHPVEPGNPPGVAPPGPSVSDQPATTDVGDPTSNASIVDAAGNAVSMTTTNNTHFGSHLEARGMMLNNALNNFTDTESVSPGKPVNVQEPKKRPTASQAPTIVLDREGKKLRLVVGAAGGSHIPDYVTQTLVGVIVDGMSPAEALNQGHYSGQDITRKCDGKRDAPSELEADRRIAVNLPDLVLREHPCPRVMALDSGLTAIEVRGNQLLGAADQRRDGAAAGR from the coding sequence ATGTACGCACGAAAGCGGCGCTACCTCCTTCCCGCGCTGGTGCTGACGCTCATCCTGCCGGCCCTGTCGACAGAGGCCACCGGAGCGAGCACTGTGGCTCCACCGGCCGGATCCTGCGCGAATCCTACGAGTGGTCGGGGGGCAGATGCGGTCGGTACGAAGTTCATGGTGGCGGCCGCCAATCCGCTCGCCGTCGAGGCAGGTTGCAAGATCCTCGCCCAAGGTGGCAGGGCCGCGGACGCGGCGGTAGCCGTTCAGGCCGTGCTCGCTGTCGTGGAGCCACACGCCTCCGGGCTGGCCGGCGGCACACTCATCACCTACTGGGATCCCGACAAGGACAAGGTCCGGTTCTTCGACGGCTTGGCCAGAGCTCCGCAGAACGTGACCGAGAATGTCAGGACGCCCACCGAGCAGGAGCGCAAGGCACTCCGGACCGACCGCTTCCCGAATGCGGCCGGGGCAAGCGGACGGTCGTTCGGTGTTCCGGGCACGCTGCGAGTGCTCGCGACGGTGCACAGCGAGTACGGCACCCTCCCGTGGGATCAACTCTTCGACGACGCCATCCGGCTGGCCGCGAACGGTTTCCCCATGTCCCCGAGCCTGCATGGCGGTTTCAAACAGCGCTTCAACGGACGGAAGCGCTGCAACTACCCCGACCTGCGCCCCCGCTACTGCAACGGCGACGAACCGAAGCCGGAGGGAACGACGCTGTACAACCCCGAGCTCGCGGACGTGCTGCGGGAGGTTCGGGACAACGGCGCGGACGCCTTCTACGACCCGAACGGCAAGATCGCACCAGCAATCGCGCAACATGCGGCCAAGGGCCCCATCAAGCTGAAAGGGAACACAGCGGGCCCGGTAGTCATCCCCAGTCTCATGACGGCCCAGGACTTCGCCGACTACCAACCGGTGGAGCGCCCCGAGGTGTGCAGGAAGGCGTTCGACGTGTCGGTCTGCACCTCGGCGCCGCCAGCATTCGGCGGAGTGGCGACCCTGCAGATGCTCGGCTTGCTCGAACGCGGCCAGGTGCGGAAGACCAAGCCCGGCTCGGCGGACCGCATCCACCTCTCGGTCGAGGCCAGCCGCCTGGCGAACTTCGACCGCCGCGCATACGTGGGGGACCCGGACTTCCAGGCCGTGCCCATAGCCGGGCTGCTCGACGGCAAGTATCTCGACAATCGCTTCGCCCTCTACTCCCCGGACAAGGCAATCCACCCGGTTGAACCGGGCAACCCCCCGGGCGTGGCGCCACCCGGACCGTCTGTCAGCGATCAACCCGCCACGACGGACGTCGGTGATCCGACGAGCAACGCGAGCATCGTCGACGCCGCCGGCAACGCCGTGTCCATGACCACGACCAACAACACCCACTTCGGGTCCCACCTGGAGGCACGGGGAATGATGCTCAACAACGCGTTGAACAACTTCACGGACACGGAGTCCGTCTCACCCGGCAAGCCCGTGAACGTCCAGGAACCGAAGAAGCGACCCACCGCCTCGCAGGCACCGACGATCGTGCTTGACCGCGAGGGGAAGAAGTTGCGGCTCGTGGTCGGCGCTGCCGGCGGCTCGCACATTCCCGACTACGTCACGCAGACATTGGTAGGGGTAATCGTCGATGGCATGAGCCCGGCCGAGGCACTCAATCAGGGGCATTACAGCGGGCAGGACATCACGCGCAAGTGTGACGGGAAGAGGGACGCGCCCTCCGAGCTCGAAGCAGACAGGCGGATCGCAGTGAACCTGCCCGACCTCGTATTGCGCGAGCACCCGTGTCCCAGAGTCATGGCACTGGACAGTGGTCTCACCGCGATCGAGGTCCGAGGAAACCAACTGCTGGGCGCGGCGGACCAGCGCAGGGATGGCGCCGCGGCCGGGCGTTAG
- a CDS encoding DUF6230 family protein yields MFGMAQGAVAASFAVSGQTFKVSASELRGEGFVQFGGVAEEVDGTKHPVAVTGIRRAQLFDLCQSVKVPGAPVVLSTNAGGGGRPATASDLLIDAEALEGDVEFTNININQDASTLDRGPVKGPRKAFGQQADAVTIKNLRQVARSTQAGTFNLTGLKLKVNVGAAAKECF; encoded by the coding sequence GTGTTCGGCATGGCACAGGGTGCGGTGGCCGCCTCGTTCGCCGTCTCCGGCCAGACGTTCAAGGTTTCCGCCTCGGAGCTGCGCGGTGAGGGATTCGTCCAGTTCGGCGGCGTCGCCGAGGAGGTCGACGGCACGAAGCATCCGGTGGCGGTCACCGGTATCCGGCGGGCGCAGCTGTTTGACCTCTGTCAGTCGGTGAAGGTGCCCGGTGCTCCCGTGGTGCTCAGCACCAACGCCGGCGGTGGCGGCAGGCCCGCCACCGCGAGCGACCTGTTGATCGACGCCGAGGCGCTCGAGGGTGACGTCGAGTTCACGAACATCAACATCAACCAGGACGCATCGACCCTTGACCGCGGGCCCGTGAAGGGTCCCAGGAAGGCCTTCGGCCAGCAGGCCGACGCGGTGACGATCAAGAACCTTCGCCAGGTGGCCCGCTCCACCCAGGCCGGGACGTTCAATCTCACCGGGCTGAAGCTGAAGGTCAACGTCGGCGCGGCCGCCAAGGAGTGCTTCTGA
- a CDS encoding DUF6114 domain-containing protein — MTSAEPQPVPPKRSDAPWRGFRHWRRTRPFWGGLFTALAGLEIFGTTQMSLAGLAFQMGPTGFLSWLVPTILVTCGLLMWFRLQHRILYAVVAAVTTLFSLIGVNLGGFFVGLLLGLLGSALGFAWAPDTHPTATRGSESAGDGTARDEAAGDETARDEGGGDGTAGDGTPDDGTGRDGSSARAGADLPAPDAAPSAGSRPSSTS; from the coding sequence GTGACAAGCGCCGAACCACAACCCGTCCCGCCGAAGCGGAGCGACGCCCCGTGGCGCGGCTTCCGCCACTGGCGCCGGACCCGGCCGTTCTGGGGCGGCCTGTTCACCGCACTGGCCGGTCTGGAGATCTTCGGCACCACCCAGATGTCGCTCGCTGGTCTCGCCTTCCAGATGGGGCCGACCGGTTTCCTGTCCTGGCTGGTCCCCACCATCCTGGTGACCTGCGGACTGCTGATGTGGTTCAGGCTGCAACATCGGATCCTCTACGCCGTGGTCGCCGCCGTGACCACGCTCTTTTCGCTGATCGGGGTGAACCTCGGCGGCTTCTTCGTCGGTCTGCTGCTCGGCCTGCTGGGCAGCGCCCTCGGCTTCGCCTGGGCGCCGGACACGCACCCGACCGCCACCCGCGGGAGCGAGTCAGCCGGCGACGGGACGGCGCGGGACGAGGCGGCCGGCGACGAAACGGCGCGGGACGAGGGGGGCGGCGACGGGACGGCGGGGGACGGGACACCGGACGACGGGACGGGGCGGGACGGGTCGTCGGCCCGTGCGGGAGCCGACCTACCGGCCCCAGACGCGGCCCCGAGCGCGGGCAGCCGGCCCTCGTCCACGAGCTGA
- a CDS encoding C39 family peptidase, with translation MNSIFRKSVLSVALVASGTVAGPAIAAQASAGPVTAARPPQVQSKPGFAEQAQPPPAPPPSPPPPADEGKRVLHYDYQRQPNSYYCAPAATRIALSTQGQVVSQREVADKLGTTKAGTNSVDDTTRVLNEMTGGGYETTEIKTAEAEPPQVDKLRTDVVEAVDAQRGVVANITGTAVDTKGNQYSYPGGHYLTIIGFRDGGDTMKIADPYDPTKNYWMSDDKVADWIAERGYSS, from the coding sequence ATGAACTCGATTTTCCGCAAGAGCGTGCTCTCCGTTGCCCTGGTGGCCAGCGGGACCGTCGCTGGTCCGGCGATCGCTGCCCAGGCGTCTGCCGGTCCGGTGACGGCCGCGCGGCCTCCGCAGGTCCAGAGCAAGCCGGGCTTCGCTGAGCAGGCACAGCCGCCCCCTGCGCCGCCCCCGTCGCCGCCGCCTCCGGCGGACGAGGGCAAGCGGGTGCTCCACTACGACTACCAGCGACAGCCGAACTCTTACTACTGCGCGCCAGCCGCAACTCGGATCGCCCTGTCCACCCAGGGCCAGGTCGTGAGCCAACGCGAGGTCGCCGACAAGCTGGGCACCACCAAGGCCGGCACCAACTCGGTCGACGACACCACCCGGGTGCTCAATGAGATGACCGGCGGTGGCTACGAGACCACCGAGATCAAGACCGCCGAGGCCGAACCGCCTCAGGTGGACAAGCTGCGCACCGATGTAGTTGAGGCGGTCGACGCCCAGCGCGGCGTGGTAGCCAACATCACGGGCACCGCGGTCGACACCAAGGGCAACCAGTACTCGTACCCGGGCGGGCACTATCTCACCATCATTGGTTTCCGCGACGGCGGTGACACGATGAAGATCGCCGACCCGTACGACCCGACGAAGAACTACTGGATGAGCGACGACAAGGTCGCCGACTGGATCGCCGAGCGCGGCTACTCCAGCTGA
- a CDS encoding GntR family transcriptional regulator: MQINPGAAEFPHRQIAAQLKGQVRRGDWAPGERLPSIPAIAEMFGVAKQTVQRAVDQLRVEGILITKPGSGTYVRGTRRRLNRLARGRYGGFRGYHTDLAARYKQQLVSVGRAPAPPEVADAFGVSDGTEMLCRRHLVRTDESPVEVGASWFLPADTAGTSLERAEAFGRPLYQEAEEATGRQYATATDTISARQPSREEAETLQIRPDTPVLHLLHVAYDEGRKPIEVAQATWPGPMTTLTEEYRIPAPAPAHDPDPGLVLG, encoded by the coding sequence GTGCAGATCAACCCGGGGGCCGCCGAGTTCCCGCACCGGCAGATCGCCGCGCAGCTCAAGGGCCAGGTCCGCCGCGGCGACTGGGCGCCGGGCGAACGGCTGCCGTCCATCCCGGCCATCGCCGAGATGTTCGGCGTCGCCAAGCAGACCGTGCAGCGCGCCGTCGACCAGCTGCGGGTCGAGGGCATTCTGATCACCAAACCCGGCTCCGGTACGTACGTCCGCGGCACCCGACGCCGGCTCAACCGGCTCGCCCGGGGCCGGTACGGCGGCTTCCGTGGCTACCACACCGACCTGGCCGCCCGGTACAAGCAGCAGCTCGTCTCCGTCGGCCGTGCCCCCGCCCCGCCCGAGGTCGCCGACGCGTTCGGGGTCTCCGACGGCACCGAGATGCTCTGCCGGCGGCACCTGGTCCGCACTGACGAGTCACCGGTCGAGGTCGGGGCGTCCTGGTTCCTGCCGGCGGACACCGCCGGCACCTCCCTCGAACGGGCCGAGGCGTTCGGCCGCCCGCTCTATCAGGAGGCCGAGGAGGCCACCGGCCGCCAGTACGCGACCGCGACCGACACCATCAGCGCCCGTCAGCCCAGCCGCGAGGAGGCGGAGACCCTGCAGATCCGTCCGGACACCCCGGTGCTGCACCTGCTGCACGTCGCTTACGACGAGGGGCGCAAACCGATCGAGGTCGCCCAGGCCACCTGGCCCGGCCCGATGACCACCCTCACCGAGGAGTACCGGATCCCCGCCCCCGCACCGGCCCACGACCCCGACCCCGGCCTGGTCCTCGGCTGA
- a CDS encoding PAC2 family protein, with protein MTEFDGLPVLRSPVAIAAFEGWNDAADASTAAVEHLEQVWQARQVTELDPEDFYDFQVSRPTITMAEGETRRVEWPTTRFMVASPEGTERDVVLIRGIEPSMRWRTFCEQVLEICHSLEVERVVLLGALLADVPYTRPLPISGSASDAEAAQRYQLTPTRYDGPTGIVGVLHDACARAEVDAVSFWVHVPHYANNPPCPKATLALLHRVEEVLDLPVPMADLAEEAAEWEQRVRSAAEQDAELGEYVRELEERVGDAGITPLTGDEIAQEFEKYLRRRGGSAGPTAGSW; from the coding sequence GTGACCGAGTTCGACGGGCTGCCGGTGCTGCGGTCCCCGGTCGCCATCGCGGCCTTCGAGGGCTGGAACGACGCCGCGGACGCCTCCACCGCCGCGGTGGAGCACCTGGAGCAGGTCTGGCAGGCCCGGCAGGTGACCGAGCTGGACCCGGAGGACTTCTACGACTTCCAGGTGAGCCGGCCGACCATCACCATGGCCGAGGGCGAGACCCGCCGGGTGGAGTGGCCCACTACGCGCTTCATGGTGGCCAGCCCGGAGGGCACCGAGCGGGACGTGGTCCTGATCCGTGGCATCGAGCCGAGCATGCGCTGGCGCACCTTCTGCGAGCAGGTGCTGGAGATCTGCCACAGCCTGGAGGTCGAACGGGTGGTGCTGCTCGGCGCGCTGCTGGCCGACGTGCCGTACACCCGGCCGCTGCCGATCAGCGGGAGCGCCTCCGACGCGGAGGCCGCCCAGCGCTACCAGCTCACCCCCACCCGCTACGACGGGCCGACCGGCATCGTCGGGGTGCTGCACGACGCCTGCGCCCGCGCCGAGGTCGACGCGGTGTCGTTCTGGGTGCACGTGCCGCACTACGCGAACAACCCGCCCTGCCCCAAGGCGACCCTCGCGCTGCTGCACCGGGTCGAGGAGGTGCTCGACCTGCCGGTGCCGATGGCCGACCTGGCCGAGGAGGCGGCCGAGTGGGAGCAGCGGGTGCGCAGCGCCGCCGAGCAGGACGCCGAGCTGGGCGAGTACGTCCGCGAGCTGGAGGAGCGGGTCGGCGACGCCGGCATCACGCCGCTGACCGGGGACGAGATCGCCCAGGAGTTCGAGAAATACCTGCGCCGCCGCGGCGGGTCGGCCGGCCCGACCGCCGGCTCCTGGTAG